A genome region from Mycolicibacterium litorale includes the following:
- a CDS encoding HAD family hydrolase, whose translation MTDQQSTAGSAPAVLFDIDGTLVDSNYLHVHAWHRSFADEGLTVESWRVHRSIGMDGSTLLDTLVPDADDDARKRLKEGHSRYYLERKDLLQLLPGARALLERVQGLGLQVVLATSAPEDELEVLREVLDSEDVFSAMTSGEDVDTAKPQPDIVNIALERAGVDAHRAVFVGDAVWDIEACERAGVTSIGVLSGGVSRGELTEAGARAVFENAEDLRTHLEESPVAALLDRTR comes from the coding sequence ATGACCGACCAGCAGAGCACGGCCGGTTCCGCACCGGCCGTGCTTTTCGATATCGACGGCACGCTTGTCGACTCCAACTATCTGCACGTCCATGCCTGGCACCGCTCGTTCGCGGACGAGGGGTTGACCGTCGAGTCGTGGCGAGTGCACCGATCCATCGGGATGGACGGGTCGACGCTGCTGGACACCCTGGTGCCCGACGCCGACGACGATGCGCGGAAACGCCTAAAGGAGGGCCACTCCCGCTACTACCTCGAACGCAAGGACCTGTTGCAGCTGCTGCCGGGTGCGCGCGCACTGCTGGAACGGGTGCAGGGGCTCGGCCTGCAGGTGGTACTGGCCACCTCGGCGCCCGAGGACGAGCTCGAGGTGCTTCGCGAGGTGCTCGACAGCGAGGACGTGTTCTCCGCCATGACATCCGGCGAAGACGTCGACACCGCCAAACCGCAGCCCGACATCGTCAACATCGCGCTGGAACGCGCCGGCGTGGACGCGCATCGCGCGGTGTTCGTCGGCGACGCGGTGTGGGACATCGAGGCGTGCGAGCGTGCCGGTGTGACGTCGATCGGAGTGCTCAGCGGTGGGGTGTCCCGCGGCGAACTCACCGAGGCGGGTGCGCGCGCGGTCTTCGAGAACGCCGAAGACCTGCGCACGCACCTCGAGGAGAGCCCCGTCGCGGCCCTCTTGGACCGCACGCGCTGA
- a CDS encoding Rv2629 family ribosome hibernation factor, whose amino-acid sequence MQSERFRTLAESEGPYASVYFDDSHDTEDAAAQRDLKWRAVRDELESQNAQRELIEVLENAILDASPAVGRSGRGLVAAADGVLLNEHLIRPIETPVVRVSSLPYLVPVVEHGALHSTYVIVAVDHAGADVEVHRDRKVESATVDGGGHPIHKADSAETPGYGDPQRRTMEAGRKNLRAVAERLATLVDELSPEVIFVVGEVQSRADLMPTLEDRVTERVVELEVGARNSGFSDEDLHHAVDQEFLRRRLAAIEHAAEQFSQAIGQGSGLATQGLGGVCAALRAGAVETLIIGDIGDATVVAGEDLMTVAPNENVLSELGSAPSQTLRADEALPVVAIRTGAALIRTDERITPDDGIAAVLRYALP is encoded by the coding sequence ATGCAATCCGAACGTTTCCGCACGCTGGCTGAGTCGGAAGGCCCCTACGCGTCGGTGTACTTCGACGATTCCCACGACACCGAGGATGCCGCCGCCCAGCGGGATCTGAAGTGGCGCGCGGTCCGCGACGAATTGGAGAGCCAGAACGCGCAGCGCGAGCTGATCGAGGTGCTGGAGAACGCGATCCTCGACGCGTCACCCGCGGTGGGCCGCAGTGGCCGAGGGCTCGTGGCCGCGGCGGACGGCGTCCTGCTCAACGAACACCTGATCCGGCCGATCGAAACGCCCGTCGTGCGGGTGTCATCGCTGCCGTACCTCGTCCCGGTGGTGGAGCACGGTGCACTGCACTCGACCTACGTGATCGTCGCGGTCGACCATGCGGGCGCCGACGTCGAGGTGCACCGCGACCGGAAGGTCGAGTCGGCCACCGTCGACGGTGGCGGCCACCCGATTCACAAAGCGGACAGCGCAGAGACCCCCGGGTACGGCGATCCGCAACGCCGCACCATGGAGGCCGGCCGCAAGAACCTGCGCGCCGTAGCCGAGCGGCTGGCGACGCTGGTCGACGAGCTCTCCCCCGAAGTCATCTTCGTCGTCGGGGAGGTGCAGTCGCGTGCGGATCTGATGCCCACGCTGGAGGATCGGGTGACCGAGCGGGTGGTGGAACTCGAGGTGGGCGCCCGGAACAGTGGATTCTCCGACGAGGATCTGCACCATGCCGTCGACCAGGAGTTCCTTCGCCGCCGACTGGCCGCGATCGAACATGCGGCAGAACAGTTCTCGCAGGCCATCGGTCAGGGCTCCGGTCTGGCGACCCAGGGCCTCGGCGGGGTCTGCGCCGCGCTGCGGGCGGGCGCCGTCGAGACGCTGATCATCGGCGACATCGGTGATGCGACCGTCGTCGCCGGTGAGGATCTGATGACGGTGGCACCGAATGAGAACGTGCTCTCGGAACTGGGCAGCGCGCCGAGCCAGACCCTGCGGGCCGACGAGGCGCTCCCGGTGGTGGCGATCCGCACCGGCGCGGCGCTGATCCGCACCGACGAGCGGATCACCCCGGACGACGGGATTGCCGCGGTGCTGCGGTACGCGCTGCCCTGA
- a CDS encoding FAD-dependent oxidoreductase, which produces MHAIVVGAGPTGLFCAIALARRGHRVTVVDRDPGPPPSGPWQRRGVMQFEHAHTFRAPVIDALRAEMPDAVDALTASGAQIAAGPTGHTVALLCRRSTFERALSGMAARQAGVTRVVGTVERPYRPGSRVHGVVTGGRVLTGDVVIDASGRAARYLRGLRPETEGGDCGAVYATRQYRLHPGAEPGPVNSPIGLQLSMSGYAAIAFVHDGGTFSVTFTHDGTDTRLRRLREDVVFEAAVRAIPRLSDWIEPGRSHPLTPVLPGGRLYNSYRTQLGPGGTPLLPGLISVGDAVCTTTPLAGRGVTLALMQARALLHMLDEYADLDIDIDIDIAIDTVTARFDAWCERHVRPWFDDHRYADGERVRRWGGEQVDATRRLPSDLIVAAAEADPSLRPLVEPYATMAALPDSLAPAEARARAIFAAGWRPAVPPGPTREGLAEICDAHTFGLTGAVSRSPAAV; this is translated from the coding sequence ATGCACGCGATCGTCGTCGGTGCGGGCCCCACCGGATTGTTCTGCGCGATCGCGCTGGCGCGCCGCGGTCACCGGGTGACCGTCGTCGACCGCGACCCCGGGCCGCCGCCGTCGGGGCCGTGGCAGCGCAGGGGAGTGATGCAGTTCGAGCACGCTCACACCTTTCGCGCACCGGTCATCGACGCGCTGCGTGCCGAGATGCCCGACGCCGTCGACGCGCTGACGGCATCCGGTGCGCAGATCGCCGCCGGACCCACCGGTCACACGGTCGCGCTCCTGTGCCGACGGTCGACGTTCGAACGCGCGCTGAGCGGCATGGCCGCGCGGCAAGCAGGCGTCACCCGCGTCGTCGGCACCGTGGAACGGCCGTATCGGCCGGGCAGCCGGGTCCACGGCGTCGTCACCGGTGGCCGTGTGCTGACCGGCGACGTCGTCATCGACGCCTCGGGCCGGGCCGCGAGATACCTGCGGGGACTGCGGCCGGAGACCGAGGGCGGCGACTGCGGCGCCGTCTACGCCACGCGGCAGTACCGTCTGCACCCCGGTGCGGAACCGGGGCCGGTGAATTCGCCGATCGGGTTGCAGTTGAGCATGTCCGGCTACGCCGCGATCGCGTTCGTGCACGACGGCGGCACCTTCTCGGTGACGTTCACCCACGACGGCACCGACACCCGGCTCCGTCGCCTGCGGGAAGACGTCGTGTTCGAGGCGGCGGTCCGCGCCATCCCGCGGTTGTCCGACTGGATCGAGCCGGGGCGATCGCATCCGCTGACCCCCGTGCTGCCCGGTGGCCGGTTGTACAACAGCTACCGCACGCAGCTCGGCCCCGGCGGCACGCCGCTCCTGCCCGGGCTGATCTCGGTCGGAGACGCGGTGTGTACGACGACTCCGCTCGCCGGCCGCGGGGTGACGCTGGCCCTCATGCAGGCCCGTGCACTACTGCACATGCTCGACGAGTACGCCGACCTCGACATCGACATCGACATCGACATCGCTATCGACACTGTGACAGCACGATTCGACGCGTGGTGCGAACGTCACGTCCGGCCGTGGTTCGATGACCACCGCTACGCCGACGGCGAGCGGGTCCGGCGCTGGGGCGGCGAGCAAGTGGACGCGACCCGGCGACTGCCGTCGGATCTGATCGTCGCGGCGGCCGAAGCGGATCCGAGCCTTCGCCCGCTGGTCGAGCCCTACGCGACGATGGCGGCGCTACCGGACAGCCTGGCGCCGGCCGAGGCGCGGGCGCGGGCGATCTTCGCCGCGGGCTGGCGGCCGGCGGTGCCGCCCGGACCGACCCGCGAGGGCCTCGCCGAGATCTGCGACGCCCACACGTTCGGCCTCACCGGGGCGGTGTCCAGGTCACCGGCAGCCGTTTGA
- a CDS encoding cytochrome P450 yields the protein MGIAARVNGAVPPDVPLAEINLGSWDFWALDDDMREGAFATLRREAPVAHFPEFVQEGVEQGRGHWAITRYDDVFYASRHPEIFSSASGITIGDQTPELNEYFGSMIAMDDPRHSRLRNIVRSAFTPRVLARVEDSVRDRARRLVAEMVARHPDGDGELVTDFAGPLPLQIICDMMGIPEDDHQRVFHWTNVILGFGDPDLTTDFDEFINVAMEIGAYATALADDRRAHPGEDLTTSLVHAEVDGHQLTSAEVASFFILLVVAGNETTRNAISHGVLALSRYPDQRRIWFSDYDEVAPTAVEEVVRWASPVSYMRRTLTRDAELGGVNLVAGDKVTLWYGSANRDESKFADPWTFDVRRNPNPHVGFGGGGAHFCLGANLARREITVAFEELHRQIPDITAAEEPSRLQSAFIHGIKRLPVTWTPPR from the coding sequence GTGGGCATTGCGGCTCGAGTCAACGGAGCGGTTCCTCCTGACGTGCCGCTGGCCGAGATCAACCTGGGGTCCTGGGACTTCTGGGCTCTCGACGACGACATGCGCGAGGGTGCGTTCGCGACCCTGCGCCGTGAGGCGCCGGTTGCCCACTTCCCGGAGTTCGTCCAGGAGGGCGTCGAGCAGGGCCGCGGACACTGGGCGATCACCCGCTACGACGACGTGTTCTACGCCAGTAGGCACCCGGAGATCTTCAGCTCGGCCTCGGGCATCACGATCGGCGACCAGACCCCCGAGCTCAACGAGTACTTCGGTTCGATGATCGCGATGGACGATCCCCGGCACAGCCGACTGCGCAACATCGTGCGCAGCGCCTTCACCCCGCGGGTGCTCGCGCGCGTCGAGGATTCCGTGCGGGACCGGGCCCGGCGGCTGGTCGCCGAGATGGTGGCTCGCCATCCCGACGGCGACGGCGAGCTCGTCACCGACTTCGCGGGACCCCTACCGTTGCAGATCATCTGCGACATGATGGGCATCCCCGAGGACGACCACCAGCGCGTGTTCCACTGGACCAACGTCATCCTCGGGTTCGGCGATCCCGACCTGACCACCGACTTCGACGAATTCATCAACGTGGCAATGGAAATCGGGGCCTATGCGACGGCGCTGGCCGACGACCGGCGCGCGCATCCCGGCGAGGACCTGACGACCAGCCTGGTGCACGCCGAAGTGGACGGGCACCAGCTCACCTCCGCCGAGGTGGCGTCGTTCTTCATCCTGTTGGTGGTCGCAGGCAACGAGACCACCCGCAATGCCATCAGTCATGGTGTGCTGGCCCTGAGCCGCTATCCGGACCAACGCCGGATCTGGTTCTCCGACTACGACGAGGTGGCGCCGACCGCGGTCGAGGAGGTCGTGCGGTGGGCCTCGCCGGTGAGCTACATGCGGCGCACGCTGACCCGCGACGCCGAGCTGGGTGGCGTGAATCTCGTTGCCGGGGACAAGGTCACGCTGTGGTACGGCTCCGCCAACCGTGACGAGTCCAAGTTCGCCGATCCCTGGACCTTCGACGTCCGCCGCAACCCCAACCCGCACGTCGGGTTCGGCGGCGGTGGCGCGCACTTCTGCCTGGGGGCGAACCTGGCGCGCCGGGAGATCACGGTGGCGTTCGAGGAACTGCACCGACAGATCCCCGACATCACCGCTGCGGAGGAGCCCAGCCGGCTGCAGTCGGCGTTCATCCACGGGATCAAACGGCTGCCGGTGACCTGGACACCGCCCCGGTGA
- a CDS encoding flavin-containing monooxygenase — MRNPHAGQPFTDSDEQIAEALLDVSIPTLMMSLVHMSGDASLIRGPIRPAGLFLNEVQGYLSEEDKAAVRALALPIIADYRDRGCPEPAPIRSELLHEMMQWLVCEPVPAEYVPMLLEEMELDGRDTRAVPPADPARSDFPVLVIGCGESGLLAGIRLKEAGIPFTIVERNAGVGGTWWQNTYPGARVDVGNHFYCYSFEPSDGWTHFFAEQPELQAYFQRVFDRHDLAPHARFDTEVTEAAWDEDTASWTVHLRGRDGAVSSLRARAVISAVGQLNRPHIPAIEGQQDFAGPAFHSAEWDHSVDLRGRDVAMIGAGASGFQIAPAIAPKVNRLTVFQRTAQWMFPNPNYHASVGDGVRWALRHLPFYGRWYRFLLFWPGCDKGLEAARVDPDYPDPQRAVSEVNDMARMMFTEWITSQVGDDPELVAKVLPDYPATGKRTLQDNGSWLHTLTRDNVDLVRTGIARIEADGVVTEDGTRHPADILVYATGFHANRMLWPMRVVGRGGRVLSEQWGERPSAYLGITVPEFPNFFCMYGPGTNLAHGGSLIFHSECQMRYIAQCLELLIDGGHRWMHPRAECAEDWRRRSQEELGKLVWSQPSVKHSFYKNSHGEIYTLSPWRLVDYWTWTRHPDAQDFEFA; from the coding sequence GTGCGCAACCCACATGCCGGGCAACCCTTCACCGATTCGGACGAGCAGATCGCCGAGGCACTGCTCGACGTCAGCATCCCCACGCTCATGATGTCGCTGGTTCACATGTCCGGTGACGCGTCGCTGATCCGCGGACCGATCCGGCCGGCCGGGCTGTTCCTCAACGAGGTGCAGGGTTACCTGTCCGAGGAGGACAAGGCCGCGGTGCGCGCGCTCGCCCTTCCGATCATCGCGGACTACCGGGACCGCGGATGCCCCGAACCCGCCCCCATTCGCTCGGAGCTCCTGCACGAGATGATGCAGTGGCTGGTCTGCGAACCCGTGCCCGCCGAATACGTGCCGATGCTGCTCGAGGAGATGGAACTCGACGGGCGCGACACCCGCGCGGTGCCACCAGCCGACCCGGCGCGGTCCGACTTCCCGGTGCTGGTCATCGGCTGCGGCGAATCCGGACTGCTCGCGGGGATCCGGCTCAAGGAGGCCGGTATCCCGTTCACCATCGTCGAACGCAACGCCGGAGTGGGCGGCACCTGGTGGCAGAACACCTATCCCGGGGCGCGGGTCGACGTCGGAAATCACTTCTACTGCTACAGTTTCGAACCCTCCGACGGCTGGACACACTTCTTCGCCGAACAGCCCGAACTACAGGCGTACTTCCAGCGGGTGTTCGACCGCCACGACCTCGCGCCGCACGCGCGCTTCGACACCGAGGTCACCGAGGCGGCGTGGGATGAGGACACCGCGTCGTGGACCGTGCACCTGCGTGGCCGCGACGGCGCCGTCAGCAGTCTGCGGGCCCGTGCGGTGATCAGCGCCGTCGGCCAGCTCAATCGCCCGCACATCCCCGCGATCGAGGGACAGCAGGACTTCGCCGGGCCGGCGTTCCACTCCGCCGAATGGGACCACTCGGTGGACCTGCGCGGCCGTGACGTCGCGATGATCGGAGCGGGCGCGAGTGGGTTCCAGATCGCCCCCGCCATCGCGCCGAAGGTCAACCGGCTGACCGTTTTTCAGCGCACGGCTCAGTGGATGTTCCCGAACCCGAACTATCACGCATCGGTCGGCGACGGTGTCCGCTGGGCGCTGCGCCACCTGCCGTTCTACGGCAGGTGGTACCGGTTCCTGCTGTTCTGGCCGGGCTGCGACAAGGGTCTGGAGGCGGCCAGGGTCGATCCCGACTATCCCGACCCGCAGCGCGCGGTCAGTGAGGTCAACGACATGGCGCGGATGATGTTCACCGAGTGGATCACCAGCCAGGTCGGCGACGACCCCGAGCTGGTCGCCAAGGTGCTGCCCGACTATCCGGCCACCGGTAAGCGGACGCTGCAGGACAACGGCAGTTGGCTGCACACCCTCACCCGCGACAACGTGGACCTCGTCCGCACCGGCATCGCCCGGATCGAGGCGGACGGCGTCGTCACCGAGGACGGTACCCGGCACCCGGCCGACATCCTGGTCTACGCCACCGGCTTCCACGCGAACCGGATGCTGTGGCCGATGCGCGTCGTCGGCCGCGGGGGACGGGTGCTGAGCGAACAGTGGGGCGAACGCCCGTCCGCCTACCTCGGCATCACGGTGCCCGAGTTCCCCAACTTCTTCTGCATGTACGGACCGGGCACCAATCTCGCGCACGGCGGAAGCCTGATCTTCCACTCGGAATGCCAAATGCGCTACATCGCACAGTGTCTCGAGCTGCTGATCGACGGCGGCCACCGGTGGATGCACCCGCGCGCGGAGTGTGCGGAGGACTGGCGCAGACGCAGCCAGGAAGAGCTCGGCAAGCTGGTGTGGTCGCAGCCGTCGGTCAAGCATTCGTTCTACAAGAACTCACACGGGGAGATCTACACGCTCAGCCCGTGGCGCCTCGTCGACTACTGGACCTGGACCCGCCACCCGGACGCGCAGGACTTCGAGTTCGCCTAG
- a CDS encoding SRPBCC family protein, translating to MQGSVSVTMNAPAQKVWELVSDVRNTGRFSPEVMEAEWLDGVTGPALGAKFRGHVRRNEIGPVYWTTCRVTACEPGREFGFEVLVGDRAVNNWHYRFTPVDGGTEVTESFRLNDSPLMRVFAVAGGQLRRRRNIRDMRKTLERIRDVVEGEPS from the coding sequence GTGCAGGGTTCGGTCAGCGTGACGATGAACGCTCCGGCGCAGAAGGTGTGGGAGCTGGTTTCCGACGTGCGCAACACCGGTCGGTTCTCCCCGGAGGTGATGGAGGCCGAATGGCTCGACGGCGTCACCGGACCCGCGCTGGGCGCGAAGTTCCGCGGTCACGTCCGGCGTAACGAGATCGGCCCGGTGTACTGGACGACCTGCCGGGTCACCGCCTGCGAGCCGGGTCGCGAGTTCGGGTTCGAAGTGCTGGTGGGCGACCGCGCGGTCAACAACTGGCACTACCGCTTCACCCCGGTCGACGGCGGCACCGAGGTCACCGAATCCTTCCGGCTCAACGACTCCCCGCTGATGCGGGTCTTCGCGGTCGCCGGCGGCCAGCTGCGCAGGCGCCGCAACATCCGGGACATGCGCAAGACGCTGGAACGCATCCGGGATGTGGTCGAGGGCGAGCCGAGCTAG
- a CDS encoding TIGR03854 family LLM class F420-dependent oxidoreductase gives MKIRFGVGIGAETSADRLAAIVDHLESSGVDSLWLSELVYTEATDPFVGMAYALGRTTRLKVGTSVAILPGRHPVLVAKQLASLAALAPKRVLPVFGLQSAIPAERAIFAVPAGKRAAVFDESLALLRAVLAEPDVNFDGEFFTVRDVAVAPRLDRPLDIWLGGAAPAAFRRIGRFGDGWLGSFLTPEEARHGRQEIERAAEEAGRHIEADHFGISLAVADGELTDQMVDVVRGRRPDVDPAALIAPDWPALHRQLDAYLEAGLTKFVIRPAATVPMEAFVERFAAELLPREN, from the coding sequence ATGAAGATCCGATTCGGCGTCGGGATCGGCGCGGAGACGTCCGCCGACCGGCTGGCGGCCATCGTCGACCACCTCGAGAGCAGCGGCGTGGACTCCCTGTGGTTGTCCGAGCTCGTCTACACCGAGGCGACCGACCCCTTCGTCGGCATGGCCTACGCACTGGGCCGCACCACCCGCCTCAAGGTCGGCACGTCGGTGGCGATCCTGCCGGGCCGTCACCCGGTGCTCGTCGCCAAACAACTGGCGTCGCTGGCCGCGCTCGCGCCGAAGCGGGTGCTGCCCGTCTTCGGTCTGCAATCGGCCATTCCGGCCGAGCGCGCGATCTTCGCGGTCCCGGCCGGAAAGCGGGCCGCGGTCTTCGACGAATCGCTGGCACTGCTGCGAGCGGTCCTCGCCGAACCCGACGTGAATTTCGACGGGGAGTTCTTCACTGTCCGCGACGTGGCGGTCGCGCCGCGGCTCGACCGGCCACTGGACATCTGGCTGGGCGGGGCGGCGCCCGCGGCGTTCCGCCGGATCGGCCGGTTCGGCGACGGCTGGCTGGGCAGCTTCCTGACGCCCGAGGAGGCCCGCCACGGACGGCAGGAAATCGAGCGCGCCGCAGAGGAAGCCGGCCGGCACATCGAAGCCGACCACTTCGGCATCTCACTCGCCGTGGCCGACGGCGAACTCACCGACCAGATGGTCGACGTGGTCCGCGGCCGGCGCCCGGATGTCGACCCGGCCGCGTTGATCGCACCCGACTGGCCGGCGCTGCACCGGCAGCTCGACGCCTACCTGGAGGCCGGGCTGACGAAGTTCGTGATCCGGCCGGCGGCGACGGTGCCGATGGAGGCGTTCGTCGAACGGTTCGCCGCCGAACTCCTGCCCAGGGAGAACTGA
- a CDS encoding SDR family oxidoreductase, whose product MTDPTTPKSIFVTGAGSGMGRAGAQLFHSRGWRVAAVDRNEAGLSALDAELGSDRLWTRQVDVTDKAQLDGALADFCGARGLDMMWNNAGVGESGWFEDVPYEAAMRVVDVNFKAVLTGAYAALPYLKRTPGSLMFSTSSSSATYGMPQIAVYSATKHAVKGLTEALSVEWQRHGVRVADVLPGLIDTAILRETPNHSAAARSADATDDVTASAPKRGPFRLMPAASVAEAAWAAYQHPTRLHWYVPNSIRWIDRLKAISPEFVRGQIRKALPRLTDR is encoded by the coding sequence ATGACGGACCCCACGACACCGAAGTCGATCTTCGTCACCGGCGCAGGCAGCGGGATGGGGCGGGCCGGCGCACAACTGTTCCACTCCAGGGGCTGGCGGGTCGCCGCGGTCGACCGCAACGAGGCCGGGCTGAGCGCGCTCGACGCCGAACTCGGCAGCGACCGGCTGTGGACCCGTCAGGTCGACGTCACCGACAAGGCCCAGCTCGACGGCGCGCTCGCCGACTTCTGCGGCGCCCGCGGTCTCGACATGATGTGGAACAACGCTGGTGTCGGTGAGTCGGGCTGGTTCGAGGACGTGCCCTACGAGGCGGCCATGCGGGTGGTCGACGTCAACTTCAAGGCGGTGCTGACCGGCGCATACGCTGCCCTGCCCTATCTGAAGCGGACGCCCGGCAGCCTGATGTTCTCCACGTCGTCGTCATCGGCGACCTACGGGATGCCGCAGATCGCGGTGTACTCGGCCACCAAACACGCGGTCAAGGGCCTCACCGAGGCGCTCAGCGTCGAATGGCAGCGCCACGGCGTGCGGGTGGCCGATGTGCTGCCGGGCCTGATCGACACGGCCATCCTGCGTGAGACCCCGAACCACTCGGCGGCCGCCCGCTCGGCGGATGCGACCGATGACGTCACCGCCTCCGCGCCCAAGCGCGGGCCGTTCCGGTTGATGCCGGCCGCCAGCGTGGCCGAGGCGGCGTGGGCGGCCTACCAGCACCCGACCCGGCTGCACTGGTACGTGCCGAACAGCATCCGGTGGATCGATCGGCTGAAGGCCATCAGCCCGGAGTTCGTCCGCGGGCAGATCCGCAAGGCGCTGCCGCGGCTGACCGACCGCTGA
- a CDS encoding chorismate mutase: MLRALVAGLAVAGAFGAAAPAQADDGGPLTALVDAAAQRLQTAEPVAANKWNTKGPIEDPARVEQVLTSVATDASARGVDAQRVRRIFADQIAATEAIQHSRFAQWKLDPAAAPTTAPDLASSRQLIDGLNRAMVEQLAAQWSLLQSAQCGDRVRDATEAVSDTRQLDEFYRRALWFVTRSYCG, encoded by the coding sequence ATGCTGCGCGCCCTGGTGGCGGGGCTGGCGGTCGCCGGTGCCTTCGGCGCCGCCGCCCCGGCCCAGGCTGACGACGGTGGGCCGCTGACGGCGTTGGTCGACGCCGCCGCACAGCGGTTGCAGACCGCCGAACCGGTGGCGGCCAACAAGTGGAACACCAAGGGCCCGATCGAGGATCCCGCGCGGGTGGAGCAGGTGCTGACCTCGGTCGCCACCGATGCATCCGCGCGAGGTGTGGACGCCCAGCGGGTGCGCCGCATCTTCGCCGACCAGATCGCGGCGACCGAGGCCATCCAGCACAGCCGCTTCGCGCAGTGGAAGCTCGACCCGGCCGCGGCGCCCACGACGGCGCCCGACCTCGCGTCGTCGCGTCAGCTGATCGACGGGCTGAACCGGGCGATGGTCGAACAGCTCGCGGCGCAGTGGTCGCTGCTGCAGTCCGCGCAGTGCGGTGACCGGGTGCGCGACGCCACCGAGGCGGTGTCCGACACCCGGCAGCTCGACGAGTTCTACCGCCGGGCGCTCTGGTTCGTGACACGGTCCTACTGCGGCTGA
- a CDS encoding cyclopropane mycolic acid synthase family methyltransferase produces MPETSSDAQGLTPHFEDVQAHYDLSDDFFRLFLDPTQTYSCAYFERDDMTLEEAQLAKIDLSLGKLGLQPGMTLLDVGCGWGATINRALEKYDVNVVGLTLSRNQQAHVQQLLDKQNSPRSKRVLLQGWEQFDEKVDRIVSIGAFEHFGRDRYTDFFKMAYDALPDDGVMMLHTIIKPSNEEFEERGLPITMQKLRFFKFIMDEIFPGGDLPQASAVTDHATKAGFEVKLVQPLRLHYAKTLDIWSAALEARKDEAIAIQSQEVYDRYMKYLTGCADLFREGYTDVAQFTLTKG; encoded by the coding sequence TTGCCAGAAACAAGCAGTGATGCCCAGGGGTTGACGCCCCACTTCGAGGATGTTCAGGCGCATTACGACCTGTCCGACGACTTCTTCCGGCTGTTCCTCGATCCCACGCAGACCTACAGCTGCGCATACTTCGAGCGCGACGACATGACGCTCGAGGAGGCGCAGCTCGCCAAGATCGACCTGTCGCTGGGCAAACTCGGCCTGCAGCCCGGTATGACACTGCTCGACGTGGGGTGTGGCTGGGGCGCGACGATCAACCGCGCGCTGGAGAAATACGACGTCAACGTGGTCGGGTTGACGCTCTCGCGCAACCAGCAGGCCCACGTCCAGCAGCTCTTGGACAAGCAGAACAGCCCGCGCAGCAAGCGGGTGCTCCTGCAGGGCTGGGAGCAGTTCGACGAGAAGGTCGACCGGATCGTGTCGATCGGCGCGTTCGAGCACTTCGGCCGCGACCGCTACACCGACTTCTTCAAGATGGCCTACGACGCGTTGCCCGACGACGGCGTGATGATGCTGCACACGATCATCAAGCCGAGCAACGAGGAATTCGAAGAGCGCGGGCTGCCCATCACGATGCAGAAGCTGCGGTTCTTCAAGTTCATCATGGACGAGATCTTCCCCGGCGGCGATCTGCCCCAGGCCAGCGCCGTCACCGACCACGCCACCAAGGCGGGTTTCGAGGTCAAGCTGGTGCAGCCGCTACGCCTGCACTACGCCAAGACCCTCGACATCTGGTCGGCCGCGCTCGAGGCGCGCAAGGACGAAGCCATCGCGATCCAGTCGCAGGAGGTCTACGACCGGTACATGAAGTACCTGACCGGTTGCGCCGACCTGTTCCGCGAGGGCTACACCGACGTCGCGCAGTTCACGCTGACCAAGGGCTGA